The Sulfitobacter sp. S223 genome has a window encoding:
- a CDS encoding MobC family plasmid mobilization relaxosome protein, with protein MTATDLTEEQTARRPMSYAGAADTGPCEGRQASPSNPTGAGKARTKEPLTETFVFRCTAAEKAQLRAKANAAGLPAATLLREALGLTEARRRKPIPRVDPALVLAVGRIGGNLNQIARWLNSAMLAGRVDLDALTVARRLLTIERQLSQIVEAARRC; from the coding sequence ATGACCGCTACCGATCTCACCGAAGAGCAAACAGCAAGGCGACCCATGTCATACGCTGGCGCTGCTGACACGGGACCTTGCGAGGGGCGGCAAGCCTCCCCTTCGAACCCCACCGGTGCTGGCAAAGCCCGCACCAAAGAGCCGCTCACCGAGACGTTCGTCTTCCGGTGCACAGCGGCAGAGAAGGCCCAGTTGCGCGCCAAGGCAAACGCTGCTGGCTTGCCCGCTGCGACCTTGCTGCGCGAGGCGCTTGGCCTGACCGAGGCCCGCCGTCGCAAGCCCATCCCCCGCGTCGATCCGGCGCTAGTGCTCGCCGTCGGGCGCATCGGCGGCAACCTCAACCAGATCGCCCGCTGGCTGAACAGCGCGATGCTGGCGGGCCGCGTGGACCTCGACGCGCTGACTGTTGCCCGCCGCCTGTTGACCATCGAACGCCAGCTGTCCCAGATCGTCGAGGCAGCCCGCCGATGCTGA
- a CDS encoding relaxase/mobilization nuclease domain-containing protein, giving the protein MLIKFFRNGKGAGAGPVGYLVADKVLAYDDNRDLIRDADGQPVTVTREPLPEVLRGNPDRTEALIDASRHQWTYRAGVISFAAADAPTEEQQAEVMDHFERLAFAGLDPTQYDMLWVRHTHEDRVELHFCTPRLELTSGRSLNIAPPGYEKAFDSLRDVMNQRYSWADPMELERVQEVRDTIETPTRAQGRDELHAWLQDQISVGYVTDRASMLDALTDAGFDIPRAGKAYLTAQDPDTGERWRLKGEIFHENWQADPAEREAERGTGHDPAGLRRLDGIPARELQDRFEQSCDHRASYNRDRYPYLSATEQELADDLALADHGDILGGDRLDDGRELALDADADELGIDGTGPDADRQGGRDMAGVGPDKDAAEDLHTGRQVSDLHQDRGGLDDDTPDSLGTRLARLRRAVGDGLRNLSKGIERVRGTLDDQDAEPDGWIGRLRVGAHSIANSVRGCVARLVERGLELREAAHATRDQLEISESRRREVETELEEREVEMDRGMTH; this is encoded by the coding sequence ATGCTGATCAAGTTTTTCCGCAACGGCAAAGGCGCGGGTGCGGGTCCGGTCGGGTACCTTGTCGCTGACAAGGTGCTGGCCTACGACGACAACCGCGACCTGATCCGCGATGCAGACGGCCAGCCTGTTACCGTTACGCGGGAGCCCTTGCCCGAGGTCTTGCGTGGCAACCCCGACCGCACTGAAGCCTTGATCGACGCCAGTCGCCACCAGTGGACCTACCGCGCGGGCGTGATCAGCTTTGCCGCAGCCGATGCCCCGACCGAGGAACAGCAGGCCGAGGTCATGGACCACTTCGAGCGTCTGGCCTTCGCGGGGCTGGACCCGACGCAATATGACATGCTCTGGGTCCGACATACCCACGAAGACCGCGTTGAGCTTCACTTCTGTACACCGCGCTTGGAGCTGACCTCGGGCCGAAGCCTGAACATCGCGCCGCCCGGCTATGAGAAGGCCTTCGATAGTCTCCGCGACGTGATGAACCAGCGTTACAGCTGGGCCGACCCGATGGAGTTGGAGCGGGTCCAAGAGGTCCGCGACACCATTGAGACCCCAACCCGCGCCCAAGGCCGCGACGAGCTACATGCGTGGCTGCAGGACCAGATCAGCGTTGGCTACGTCACCGACCGCGCAAGCATGCTCGACGCCCTGACTGATGCGGGCTTCGACATCCCGCGAGCGGGCAAAGCTTACCTGACCGCCCAAGACCCCGACACCGGCGAGCGCTGGCGTTTGAAAGGAGAAATTTTCCATGAAAACTGGCAAGCCGACCCGGCTGAGCGAGAAGCTGAACGCGGAACTGGACACGATCCGGCAGGACTACGCCGCCTCGATGGCATCCCAGCTCGAGAGCTTCAGGACCGATTTGAGCAAAGTTGCGACCATCGCGCATCGTACAATCGAGATCGATACCCGTACCTTTCTGCGACAGAACAAGAGCTGGCTGACGATCTCGCCCTGGCTGATCACGGGGACATTCTTGGTGGGGATCGTCTCGATGATGGCCGCGAGCTTGCTTTGGACGCTGATGCTGACGAGCTCGGAATTGACGGAACTGGGCCTGACGCGGATCGACAGGGAGGACGCGACATGGCTGGTGTTGGACCCGACAAAGACGCGGCTGAGGACCTGCACACTGGGCGACAGGTCAGTGACCTGCATCAAGATCGAGGAGGATTAGATGATGACACCCCTGACAGCCTTGGAACGCGACTTGCTCGCCTGCGTCGAGCGGTTGGTGACGGCCTGCGAAACCTCAGCAAAGGAATTGAGCGGGTTAGAGGCACTCTCGACGACCAGGATGCAGAGCCAGATGGATGGATTGGCCGCTTGCGTGTCGGTGCTCATTCAATCGCAAACAGCGTCCGTGGCTGCGTTGCACGGCTTGTTGAACGAGGGCTCGAACTACGGGAGGCTGCGCACGCAACTCGAGACCAGCTTGAAATTAGTGAAAGCCGCCGAAGAGAGGTTGAAACAGAGCTAGAGGAGCGGGAGGTCGAGATGGACCGAGGGATGACGCATTGA
- a CDS encoding Fic family protein translates to MSAKTTTITRETLVERYQIPPLPPHSDLETRKVLKALTIAHKNLAELKGRAGSIPNQGILIDTLMLQEAAASSEIENIVTTQDELFQIDSRKGIYPSPEAKEVGMYGEALRLGYSQLIEKDGMISSNQIIALFQTLKGSTDEFRKMPGTALKNESSGEIVYVPPQSHSDILDQMRALEHFINTKEETDLDPLVSMALIHHQFESIHPFSDGNGRIGRILNVLYLCRVELLEIPILYISRYITRNKGEYYRLLQHTRDTLEWEPWLLYMVKAVSETAKETTELVFGIKQLMSEYKNRIKRDHPKLYSHELVNNLFRHPYTRIEYVIEEVGVGRQTAGRYLDQLNQSGLLEKVKVAQSNYYINAPLVRLLSQNGSASR, encoded by the coding sequence ATGAGCGCCAAGACAACTACCATAACTAGAGAAACCCTCGTTGAACGATACCAAATACCGCCGCTGCCACCACATTCTGATCTAGAAACGCGGAAGGTTCTGAAGGCATTGACGATCGCTCACAAAAACCTTGCTGAGCTGAAAGGTCGCGCGGGTAGCATCCCTAACCAAGGCATACTCATTGATACCCTAATGCTTCAAGAGGCTGCTGCGAGTTCGGAGATTGAAAACATTGTTACAACTCAAGATGAGTTGTTTCAAATCGATAGCCGGAAAGGAATTTACCCATCTCCTGAAGCTAAAGAAGTAGGCATGTACGGAGAGGCATTAAGGCTGGGATATTCCCAGTTGATTGAGAAAGATGGCATGATCAGCAGCAACCAAATCATTGCCCTCTTTCAAACTCTTAAGGGCAGTACGGATGAATTCCGAAAGATGCCTGGGACCGCGCTTAAGAACGAAAGTTCTGGCGAAATAGTATATGTTCCACCACAATCTCACAGTGATATATTGGATCAGATGCGAGCGCTTGAGCACTTCATTAACACAAAAGAGGAAACGGACCTAGATCCACTCGTTTCGATGGCCCTTATTCATCATCAATTTGAAAGCATTCATCCGTTTTCAGATGGGAATGGACGCATTGGGCGCATTTTGAACGTGCTCTACCTATGCAGGGTCGAACTCCTCGAGATTCCGATATTATACATCAGTCGCTATATCACCCGAAACAAAGGTGAATACTACAGACTGCTTCAGCACACGCGCGACACTTTGGAGTGGGAACCGTGGTTGCTTTACATGGTCAAAGCGGTCTCAGAGACGGCTAAAGAGACTACTGAACTTGTTTTTGGAATCAAACAGTTAATGTCGGAGTACAAGAACCGCATTAAGCGTGATCATCCCAAATTATACTCACATGAACTCGTCAATAACTTATTCCGCCACCCATACACCCGCATTGAATATGTCATCGAAGAAGTAGGTGTGGGCCGACAGACTGCAGGCCGGTATCTCGACCAACTTAACCAGTCAGGTCTTTTGGAGAAAGTGAAAGTTGCCCAAAGCAACTATTATATCAACGCACCGCTTGTTCGGTTGCTTTCACAAAATGGCTCTGCGTCACGCTAG
- a CDS encoding HigA family addiction module antitoxin translates to MRMLEEPMHPGEVLKELYFDPLKLEAIAFARRLDVPRTRIERLIKGATDITPDTALRLARVFNTTPAYWVNLQTNYDLAVAFREIDVSNIEPIITD, encoded by the coding sequence ATGCGCATGCTTGAAGAACCAATGCACCCCGGTGAAGTCCTGAAAGAACTTTACTTTGATCCTTTAAAGCTGGAGGCAATCGCGTTTGCGCGGCGTCTAGATGTGCCTCGGACGCGGATAGAGCGATTGATAAAGGGCGCGACGGACATCACGCCCGATACGGCGCTGAGGCTCGCCCGCGTTTTCAACACGACCCCAGCTTATTGGGTAAATTTGCAGACGAATTACGACTTGGCGGTCGCGTTCAGAGAAATTGACGTTTCTAATATCGAGCCAATCATAACCGATTAG
- a CDS encoding ATP-binding protein: protein MSTDQEELSDLKLFHDPFSESVFRTNESGGWLAEFERHGTPISLRKEQNGKIFCNRSGDVVAGNFKSLLAGKNFANLEYLARSLEHEYRDALDNWMEVPFSIDRTDEILSSFAEVDSFLQGLWSGGVVGLEGPAGAGKTHFIERLTALRAQQFLKRDSVGPILIPVTSAGKVLSAVDDRIDGAFSALRASFNRSEMPVLMRHGLISLAIDGFDELSDSRGYDNSWSALRDLFQDIGGSGLVLLSGRDSFISAEELKKLIGQSVALVGADLHSIRIDFPSSTEACNWICVKNSQWNARKTELEVRLDDYYWLRRPFFVSQVSAMQPDAFLESGDEPIVALCDSIVEREVHKLGLPAKVPTANGKKLVYSILTEAARTMMDYEVGFVDASLLEIAVEIACEEILPGEEDFARALSARAKTLTLLEPAHGSGDRDNRMFAHEKIKAFFYARHLLNEFLKDGPAPTGLRRNQLTLSDLSVFSALSLATNSLPTVQILKSIRLKSKDEVSGSVLSSNFAALEIACFSSDELKLSLFSNITIVDAFFPDQTSAIFRDVYINRLDASDADLSGCEFSSCSAGEVIVSEATRFGKSAPKALKLIKRGFDGRETHFHDSTVIATELEALSAVDVSSLAPVVPKTLNILARLMLKGHWVRLEQDDHRGKRLLEREDWALVSQKLTEAGFLETRNIGAGGGPGDFVHLKNAEDFLTGKSTIPAVHKALQELRSL, encoded by the coding sequence ATGAGTACAGATCAGGAAGAACTGTCCGACCTAAAGCTGTTTCACGACCCTTTTTCTGAGTCCGTGTTTCGAACTAACGAAAGCGGGGGCTGGTTAGCGGAGTTCGAAAGGCACGGTACTCCAATTTCGCTCAGAAAAGAGCAGAATGGGAAAATCTTCTGCAACAGATCGGGTGATGTAGTCGCTGGCAACTTTAAGTCGCTATTAGCGGGTAAGAACTTTGCTAATCTGGAATACCTAGCTCGGTCTCTCGAACACGAATATCGAGATGCCCTAGATAATTGGATGGAAGTACCATTCTCGATTGATCGTACTGACGAAATACTGTCTTCGTTCGCTGAAGTGGACAGCTTCTTGCAGGGCTTATGGAGCGGAGGCGTGGTTGGATTGGAAGGGCCCGCTGGTGCGGGGAAAACTCACTTTATTGAGCGCTTAACTGCATTGCGAGCGCAGCAATTCTTAAAACGCGATAGTGTTGGCCCCATTCTTATACCAGTCACAAGTGCTGGAAAAGTATTGTCGGCCGTGGACGACAGGATCGACGGAGCTTTTTCGGCTCTTCGAGCCAGTTTTAATAGATCTGAGATGCCAGTACTGATGAGGCACGGTTTAATTTCGTTGGCAATTGACGGCTTTGATGAGCTTTCTGATAGTCGGGGCTATGACAACTCTTGGTCAGCACTAAGGGACTTGTTCCAAGATATCGGTGGCTCAGGGCTAGTACTACTATCAGGTCGGGACTCATTCATAAGCGCTGAAGAGCTCAAGAAACTAATTGGCCAATCAGTTGCGCTAGTAGGAGCGGATCTCCATTCCATCCGCATCGACTTTCCTAGCTCTACTGAAGCATGCAATTGGATTTGTGTCAAAAATTCTCAATGGAATGCGCGAAAAACAGAGCTAGAGGTGCGGCTGGATGACTATTATTGGTTGCGCCGCCCTTTCTTTGTTTCTCAAGTTTCTGCGATGCAGCCTGATGCTTTCCTGGAAAGTGGAGACGAACCGATTGTGGCCTTATGCGACTCAATCGTTGAACGAGAAGTTCACAAACTAGGCTTGCCGGCCAAAGTTCCGACAGCAAACGGAAAGAAATTAGTCTACTCGATTTTGACTGAGGCGGCCCGTACAATGATGGACTATGAGGTGGGTTTCGTTGACGCATCACTGCTAGAAATCGCCGTCGAAATTGCTTGCGAAGAAATTTTGCCGGGAGAAGAGGACTTCGCGCGGGCTCTTTCTGCACGAGCCAAGACGCTCACACTGTTGGAGCCTGCGCATGGCAGTGGCGATCGTGACAATAGAATGTTTGCACATGAAAAAATAAAAGCATTTTTCTATGCGCGGCATCTTTTGAATGAGTTTCTCAAGGACGGACCTGCCCCAACTGGACTTCGCCGAAATCAGCTGACTCTATCGGATTTATCTGTCTTTTCTGCTCTTTCGTTGGCAACTAATAGTTTGCCTACAGTACAAATATTGAAATCTATCAGGCTGAAATCAAAAGATGAAGTTTCCGGCAGCGTGTTGTCATCAAACTTCGCTGCCTTGGAAATCGCTTGTTTTTCTTCAGATGAACTAAAGCTTAGTTTGTTTTCAAATATCACTATAGTTGATGCGTTTTTCCCTGATCAAACGAGTGCAATATTCCGCGATGTGTATATAAATCGCCTCGACGCTTCAGACGCCGATCTTAGTGGATGTGAATTTTCTTCCTGCAGTGCTGGGGAGGTTATCGTAAGTGAAGCAACGCGTTTTGGAAAATCTGCTCCAAAGGCACTGAAGTTGATAAAAAGGGGCTTTGACGGGAGAGAAACTCATTTTCACGACAGCACTGTTATCGCCACGGAACTAGAGGCTCTATCTGCGGTAGATGTATCGTCACTTGCTCCAGTCGTACCAAAGACCCTCAACATTCTTGCGCGGTTAATGCTGAAAGGCCATTGGGTGCGGCTAGAGCAGGACGACCACCGTGGCAAGAGGTTATTGGAAAGGGAGGATTGGGCACTCGTTTCACAGAAACTAACGGAAGCAGGTTTTCTGGAAACACGAAACATTGGTGCAGGCGGTGGTCCAGGCGATTTTGTGCATCTAAAAAATGCTGAGGATTTCTTAACGGGCAAGTCAACTATTCCGGCTGTGCATAAAGCTTTACAGGAATTGAGATCTTTGTGA
- a CDS encoding HNH endonuclease has protein sequence MTFGVFIHRTDSVYDDVPSERYQFPKKYLTRVQQCEGDWIVYLEPTKVKNTKGYFAVAKVQEIIADPSSADMYLAVIEPGTYLDFGDPVPFRDTDGIVEQGVLNDLGNISGRAQAAVRPLAAVGFARIVERGLGQDDDFLPRVDQASQMPGFHDPQVPFQHLTARQRVDQLTNRAVRDRNFRKNVLRAYGERCAITGLRLINGGGRAEVEAAHIKPVERDGPDIVSNGLALSGTAHWMFDRGLVGLADDLSILVSRQSNDLEAVTAMINSSGRLLAPERPANQPRKEFVEWHRSHCFKH, from the coding sequence GTGACGTTTGGAGTGTTCATTCACCGGACAGATTCAGTCTACGATGACGTCCCATCGGAACGATACCAGTTCCCAAAAAAATACCTGACGCGTGTGCAGCAGTGTGAAGGCGACTGGATCGTCTACCTTGAACCTACCAAGGTGAAAAACACCAAAGGCTACTTCGCTGTCGCCAAGGTTCAAGAGATCATCGCAGACCCCAGCAGCGCTGACATGTATTTGGCTGTCATCGAACCTGGGACCTATCTCGACTTTGGCGATCCGGTTCCATTCCGCGATACTGACGGCATTGTCGAGCAAGGCGTCTTAAACGATCTTGGAAACATTTCCGGCCGTGCTCAAGCTGCAGTAAGGCCACTAGCGGCAGTGGGTTTCGCCCGGATTGTGGAGCGCGGGCTTGGGCAAGACGATGATTTTCTACCGCGTGTCGATCAGGCCAGCCAGATGCCTGGCTTCCATGACCCACAAGTACCCTTCCAGCATCTCACAGCGCGGCAGCGTGTCGACCAGTTGACCAATCGCGCTGTGCGCGACCGCAACTTCAGAAAGAATGTTTTACGGGCTTATGGCGAACGTTGCGCGATTACAGGGCTACGGCTGATCAATGGCGGCGGACGCGCGGAGGTTGAGGCTGCCCATATCAAACCGGTGGAACGTGACGGCCCTGATATCGTGAGCAATGGGCTAGCGTTGTCTGGAACAGCACACTGGATGTTTGACCGAGGCCTGGTCGGGCTTGCCGATGATCTTTCTATTCTAGTGTCGAGGCAAAGCAACGATCTGGAAGCCGTGACAGCGATGATCAACTCCTCCGGAAGGCTTTTGGCACCAGAACGTCCAGCCAACCAGCCACGGAAAGAATTTGTCGAATGGCATAGATCTCATTGTTTCAAGCACTAG
- a CDS encoding helix-turn-helix domain-containing protein, with amino-acid sequence MPREDAELFAEIGARLAICRSEIGVSQAAMAEAIGVSHRAYHSYEKGKRGVPVEALVKMQDKYEVDVAWLLLGTKSIRVGHDFEALKDIESSLDQHLNAEGIKIKSEKRGAIVARWYQSHVEGREVIDDDVHTWIELVRE; translated from the coding sequence ATGCCGCGAGAAGATGCCGAATTGTTTGCTGAGATAGGCGCACGCCTAGCGATCTGTCGCAGCGAAATAGGGGTCTCTCAGGCCGCGATGGCCGAAGCCATTGGCGTCTCGCATAGAGCTTACCACAGCTACGAAAAAGGAAAGCGCGGCGTCCCTGTCGAAGCCCTGGTCAAGATGCAGGACAAGTACGAGGTTGACGTCGCTTGGTTGCTTCTCGGCACGAAATCAATCCGCGTCGGCCATGATTTCGAGGCACTCAAAGACATTGAAAGCTCGCTGGATCAGCACCTCAACGCAGAGGGTATCAAGATCAAAAGCGAAAAACGCGGGGCCATTGTCGCCCGCTGGTATCAGTCACACGTCGAAGGGCGCGAAGTGATCGACGATGACGTTCACACATGGATCGAGCTTGTAAGGGAGTAG
- a CDS encoding tyrosine-type recombinase/integrase codes for MPLQIYKRGRFYWVKGWVEYNGRRIAGPYRRSTKASSEAGARDWVAIETEMQIRRHVVGDEISKTFSDAILLYNASKEDAERLIPIVKEIGAMPLTAITGALLKGFGPEWKPMASTDTWWREIIVPTSAVINNAHQLLGTPLIRVKPYDKFERISQDKLRDKPSRVERTPADKEWIEAFCSAADPYNAALVRFMFETAARIDQAVSLEPHDLRSAENKVRVKAQKGHPESWITVSPEMMDELLALPPKRPKNRKTGKFMKPRVFGYGSSTGYNTRWKTICKRAGIQYLSAHQAGRHGFFTELVVRQGVDPVTAAKAGRWADPNLPMRIYAHAETDEADVRARFRTNHVQEDPVQTSKPSKPKKE; via the coding sequence ATGCCGCTCCAAATCTACAAGAGGGGTCGCTTCTACTGGGTTAAGGGCTGGGTCGAGTACAACGGCAGGCGCATCGCAGGCCCATACCGGCGAAGCACTAAGGCATCTTCAGAGGCGGGCGCACGGGATTGGGTAGCGATTGAAACTGAAATGCAGATACGTCGGCATGTCGTCGGCGACGAGATCAGCAAGACCTTTTCTGACGCGATCCTGCTCTACAACGCCTCCAAAGAAGACGCTGAGCGACTCATTCCAATTGTTAAAGAGATTGGGGCCATGCCGCTGACGGCCATCACAGGCGCTTTGTTGAAGGGGTTTGGGCCAGAATGGAAACCGATGGCATCGACCGATACTTGGTGGAGGGAAATTATTGTTCCAACAAGCGCCGTCATCAATAATGCACACCAGTTATTGGGGACGCCTCTGATCCGCGTAAAGCCCTATGATAAATTTGAACGCATTTCGCAGGACAAACTGCGCGACAAGCCGAGCCGCGTTGAGCGTACCCCTGCGGACAAGGAGTGGATCGAGGCGTTCTGTAGCGCAGCTGATCCATACAACGCGGCGCTGGTTCGGTTCATGTTCGAGACGGCGGCGCGGATCGATCAGGCTGTTTCGTTAGAGCCTCATGATCTGCGGTCCGCCGAGAACAAGGTCAGGGTGAAGGCCCAGAAGGGGCACCCCGAGAGCTGGATCACGGTATCGCCAGAGATGATGGACGAACTGCTAGCCTTGCCACCGAAGCGACCCAAGAACCGCAAGACCGGTAAATTCATGAAGCCGCGCGTTTTTGGCTATGGCAGCTCGACCGGGTACAACACACGCTGGAAGACCATCTGCAAGCGGGCTGGTATCCAATACCTATCCGCGCACCAAGCAGGGCGTCATGGGTTCTTCACTGAGCTGGTTGTCCGGCAGGGTGTCGATCCCGTTACTGCGGCCAAAGCCGGTCGCTGGGCTGACCCTAATTTGCCAATGCGTATCTATGCCCACGCAGAGACGGATGAGGCCGACGTTAGGGCCCGTTTTCGTACAAACCATGTACAGGAAGACCCTGTACAAACATCCAAACCCTCGAAACCAAAGAAGGAATAA
- a CDS encoding cupin domain-containing protein produces MSDKILAEFLLPTSELRDDLPFYTKTLGMRLENIFPADDPSVASFSGHGIRLRIEKGADVPPGHLRILTDDVDGFAEGARELTAPNGTRISIAPLTPSVEHIAPHREFAVRRLADEAPWVIGRAGMHYRDLIPSRLGGSIIASHIRIPDGGPVPDMVHYHTVGFQLIFCYRGWVDVLYEDQGDVIRLHAGDCVTQPPGIRHRVVEASPNIEVIEIGVPAEHVTTIDHDFTLPNGVGDPEREWDGQRFVHHIKDTAVWQPSPIDGFILRDTGICEGTKGVAGIQVLRRGQGQSPAFTHDADIHFTFVMEGTMTLHAEGQNDSALQAGDGFVIPPDMIVQYQDASDNIELLQVALRGDFITKPF; encoded by the coding sequence ATGAGCGACAAAATTCTAGCAGAATTTCTGCTGCCCACGTCAGAGCTGCGAGATGACCTGCCCTTCTACACAAAAACGTTGGGCATGCGGCTTGAGAATATCTTCCCCGCCGATGATCCATCCGTCGCAAGCTTTAGTGGTCATGGTATTCGCCTTCGAATCGAAAAAGGCGCTGACGTCCCTCCGGGCCACTTGCGTATCCTGACGGACGATGTGGACGGCTTTGCAGAAGGTGCGCGTGAATTGACTGCGCCCAATGGCACACGTATTTCTATCGCGCCGCTTACACCAAGCGTGGAGCATATTGCCCCACATCGCGAATTTGCCGTGCGCAGGCTAGCCGACGAAGCCCCTTGGGTGATCGGGCGCGCGGGCATGCACTACCGTGACCTCATACCCTCACGGCTGGGCGGCTCAATTATCGCAAGCCATATTCGGATACCTGACGGCGGCCCCGTCCCTGACATGGTTCATTATCATACGGTCGGCTTCCAGCTTATCTTTTGCTATCGAGGCTGGGTTGATGTTTTGTACGAAGACCAAGGCGATGTGATCCGCTTGCATGCAGGTGATTGCGTTACCCAACCACCCGGTATTCGCCACCGCGTGGTAGAGGCATCCCCCAACATCGAAGTCATAGAGATTGGCGTACCGGCAGAGCATGTAACGACCATCGATCACGACTTCACCCTACCCAATGGTGTTGGAGATCCGGAACGCGAATGGGATGGTCAACGGTTTGTGCATCATATTAAAGACACCGCGGTTTGGCAGCCTTCTCCTATCGACGGCTTCATCTTGCGTGATACGGGCATCTGCGAAGGTACAAAAGGCGTTGCCGGCATTCAGGTGTTGCGCCGCGGCCAAGGCCAATCACCAGCCTTCACTCATGATGCCGACATCCATTTTACCTTCGTGATGGAGGGTACTATGACTCTGCACGCCGAGGGCCAGAACGACAGCGCGTTGCAGGCTGGGGACGGCTTCGTCATACCGCCGGATATGATTGTTCAATACCAGGATGCCTCTGACAATATCGAACTTTTGCAGGTTGCACTGCGCGGTGACTTCATCACAAAACCTTTCTGA
- a CDS encoding DMT family transporter yields the protein MTSSESTPSDTPTSSLRGIGLALLAFALYATHDAAIKRLGATYSPFQIVFFVVLMGFPVVTLMLLRSDTADTLRPRVPVWSALRTVSVVITGFSAFYAFSVLPLADTYAILFTTPLLITVLSVPLLGEVVRSHRWIAVFIGLIGVLVVLRPGSSDLGLGHIAALVSATCGAFVAVIMRKIGGIERREVLLLYPLLANFVVMLCALPFVYVPMPIEDLGLVLLISVLSVAAMTLMIRAYTLADAALVAPMQYSQIIWATLFGWLFFDETSDMMTFLGAGIIILSGAYVVIRESSGSVSGNQPVLRTLSRRPEMGATPRLSVAMQDTVEQNGT from the coding sequence ATGACCAGCAGCGAAAGCACCCCATCCGACACGCCAACCAGCAGCCTGAGGGGGATCGGTCTCGCGCTGTTGGCGTTTGCGCTTTATGCCACCCACGATGCTGCGATTAAGCGGTTGGGCGCTACCTACTCTCCGTTTCAGATCGTGTTTTTCGTTGTTCTGATGGGTTTTCCTGTTGTGACTCTCATGTTGCTGCGCAGTGATACAGCAGACACTCTGCGTCCCCGTGTCCCGGTTTGGAGCGCGCTGCGCACCGTGAGTGTGGTCATCACCGGGTTCTCTGCCTTTTACGCATTCTCGGTTCTACCGTTGGCAGACACCTATGCGATTTTGTTTACCACGCCTTTGCTCATTACGGTGTTGTCGGTGCCCCTATTGGGAGAAGTCGTGCGCAGCCATCGCTGGATAGCAGTATTCATCGGCCTGATCGGCGTTCTGGTTGTATTGCGCCCGGGCTCTTCCGATTTGGGGCTGGGGCATATCGCAGCCTTGGTATCCGCGACTTGCGGCGCATTTGTCGCTGTGATTATGCGCAAAATAGGAGGCATTGAGCGGCGCGAGGTCCTATTACTATATCCCTTGCTAGCGAACTTTGTCGTGATGCTATGCGCTTTGCCTTTCGTCTACGTCCCCATGCCGATTGAGGATCTGGGGCTGGTACTATTAATTTCGGTTTTGTCTGTGGCCGCGATGACCCTGATGATCCGCGCATATACCCTTGCCGATGCAGCCTTGGTTGCCCCTATGCAGTACAGCCAGATCATCTGGGCGACCCTGTTTGGCTGGCTATTTTTCGATGAAACATCTGACATGATGACATTTCTGGGCGCAGGAATAATTATTCTCAGCGGCGCCTATGTGGTGATCCGCGAAAGCAGCGGGTCTGTTTCTGGAAACCAGCCAGTCTTAAGAACACTGAGCCGCCGACCCGAGATGGGCGCTACGCCGCGCCTCAGCGTTGCCATGCAAGATACCGTTGAGCAGAACGGCACTTGA